Proteins found in one Corynebacterium zhongnanshanii genomic segment:
- a CDS encoding DUF6350 family protein, producing the protein MTKRSEDSRPDRRPSGRTRRGSSAARRSRPRTQQPHQPTSRSSAAKGAHPEHGRGRSEGFVDTPTQARSARAAATSASSSSSATTTARTRPDGRMQQLWQLWRPHVKRFGPSLLINHAVTLAVIISIAVVVGVGPGFAYVPAVIGSLWMHVNLAPLHMGGVTLGFAPLLPALGIVWWHARRTTKALGNSVSVRGLRLYAAMNIGIAWVMTIVAWLMLWDASRVFDLAPPNLGVALLSALLVNGASVVIGMRPRVWRALLLRKGIGTWPVDAFIVAGRFLKYIVLAGGAAAALYALYNFQAVKESFEITQDTTGGLGLVLLSLLYLPNIAVGAAGVLMGGEFHIGHGMVSLFSVTNVNVPPTPISATIPHGTIPHAAVLLIVPVALAIWLAYRHVAQRDYIEAPLATAVGAGVVAAFVGFCLSWLGGGELGVYGHTGPLEWLFAVEAAGWVLVPTLILMLWAQRAGQSVVEDTVDSADADVAGSDDAADDEDSAGQDVESEDEQPEDREAEDLEAEDLEAEAEDSEAEAEAPEAEAPEGDKSTQEHEAQDEDSSSSVRDRDASPERD; encoded by the coding sequence GTGACTAAGCGATCCGAAGACAGCCGACCAGACCGCCGACCCAGCGGGCGAACCCGACGCGGGTCATCGGCGGCACGCAGAAGCCGTCCACGGACCCAGCAACCCCACCAGCCAACGTCCCGTTCCTCCGCAGCCAAGGGCGCGCACCCCGAACACGGCCGTGGGCGCTCCGAGGGATTCGTGGATACGCCCACCCAGGCACGCTCAGCGCGAGCGGCTGCAACGTCGGCGTCGTCTTCCTCCTCGGCAACAACCACGGCGCGGACACGGCCCGACGGGCGGATGCAGCAGCTCTGGCAGCTGTGGCGGCCCCACGTGAAGCGGTTCGGGCCATCACTCCTTATTAATCACGCGGTGACCCTTGCCGTGATCATCTCCATCGCTGTGGTGGTGGGCGTGGGTCCCGGCTTCGCCTACGTGCCCGCGGTGATTGGCTCCCTGTGGATGCACGTGAACCTCGCCCCGCTGCACATGGGCGGCGTGACGCTTGGGTTCGCGCCGCTGCTCCCCGCGTTGGGAATCGTGTGGTGGCATGCGCGACGCACCACCAAGGCCCTCGGCAATTCCGTGTCCGTGCGCGGCCTGCGGCTCTACGCGGCCATGAATATCGGCATCGCGTGGGTCATGACGATCGTGGCGTGGCTGATGCTCTGGGACGCCTCCCGGGTGTTCGATCTCGCTCCGCCGAACCTGGGCGTGGCCCTGCTGTCCGCCCTGCTCGTCAACGGTGCGTCTGTAGTGATCGGCATGCGCCCCCGCGTGTGGCGCGCGTTGCTGCTGCGCAAGGGGATCGGAACGTGGCCGGTCGATGCGTTCATCGTGGCCGGGCGCTTCCTGAAATACATCGTGCTCGCCGGCGGCGCGGCGGCGGCGCTGTACGCGCTGTATAACTTTCAGGCGGTCAAGGAGTCTTTCGAGATTACGCAGGACACCACGGGAGGACTCGGCCTGGTGCTGCTGTCGCTGCTGTACCTGCCGAACATCGCCGTGGGTGCAGCCGGTGTGCTGATGGGTGGCGAGTTCCACATCGGCCATGGGATGGTGAGCCTGTTTAGCGTCACGAATGTGAACGTGCCACCCACGCCGATTTCTGCCACGATTCCTCACGGCACGATCCCGCACGCGGCCGTGTTGCTGATCGTTCCGGTGGCCCTGGCGATCTGGCTGGCTTACCGCCACGTGGCGCAGCGCGACTACATCGAGGCCCCGCTGGCCACGGCCGTGGGTGCCGGGGTGGTGGCTGCGTTTGTGGGCTTTTGCCTGAGCTGGCTGGGCGGCGGCGAGCTGGGCGTGTATGGCCACACGGGCCCGCTGGAGTGGCTCTTCGCCGTGGAGGCTGCGGGCTGGGTGCTGGTCCCCACCCTGATCCTGATGCTGTGGGCGCAGCGCGCGGGGCAGAGCGTGGTGGAGGATACTGTCGATAGTGCCGACGCCGACGTTGCAGGGTCTGACGATGCTGCCGATGATGAAGACTCGGCGGGCCAGGACGTAGAATCTGAAGACGAACAACCCGAAGACCGCGAGGCTGAGGATCTCGAGGCTGAGGATCTCGAGGCGGAGGCTGAAGACTCCGAGGCCGAGGCAGAAGCCCCCGAGGCAGAAGCCCCCGAGGGTGACAAATCGACACAGGAACACGAGGCACAGGATGAAGATAGTTCTTCTAGCGTCCGGGACAGGGACGCTTCTCCAGAGCGTGATTGA
- a CDS encoding S1 family peptidase: MRPHTFTRHIQRIAVAAIIATGCLAAPVASAQSSVSGSLDNVLAAGQPGPHRVEGNYFTSPTAPAEQKAQPGVAIVGPSTPITMGDNVCTIAVAGTDEAGRAVALTAGHCGGVGAEVRAMDAPAAGVIGKVARVVAGDVAVIELNDHARVAAHYNNVAINQVGGPSPAALQEVCKTGVATGTSCGATINATNDRLLAHLCGSFGDSGAPIYAGNRLLAVLNGGLAGLPACTTPLQGPVHAPTVGTPWAKISADLNRGGVGAGFRPAN, translated from the coding sequence ATGCGACCACATACTTTCACCCGGCACATACAGCGCATCGCCGTAGCAGCGATCATTGCCACCGGATGCCTCGCGGCTCCTGTTGCCTCCGCGCAATCCAGCGTGAGCGGAAGCCTGGACAACGTGCTTGCTGCGGGTCAGCCGGGACCGCATCGCGTGGAGGGGAACTACTTCACGTCCCCTACAGCTCCTGCTGAGCAGAAGGCTCAACCTGGCGTGGCGATTGTGGGGCCATCCACTCCCATCACTATGGGGGACAACGTGTGCACCATCGCCGTGGCGGGAACGGATGAAGCGGGTCGTGCGGTTGCCTTGACGGCGGGGCACTGTGGTGGCGTCGGAGCTGAGGTTCGTGCCATGGATGCACCTGCCGCCGGCGTAATCGGAAAGGTGGCACGAGTGGTTGCCGGGGATGTGGCTGTCATTGAACTGAACGACCACGCACGAGTGGCTGCGCACTACAACAACGTCGCCATTAATCAGGTTGGCGGCCCGTCTCCAGCGGCGCTCCAGGAGGTCTGCAAGACGGGTGTGGCGACGGGAACGTCGTGTGGTGCGACGATCAACGCCACGAATGACCGGCTGCTGGCGCACCTGTGTGGCTCGTTTGGCGACTCCGGAGCGCCGATCTACGCGGGTAATCGTCTGCTGGCGGTGCTCAATGGTGGATTGGCTGGATTGCCTGCATGCACCACCCCGCTCCAAGGGCCAGTGCATGCCCCGACGGTGGGCACCCCCTGGGCTAAGATCTCCGCGGATCTCAATCGCGGGGGAGTGGGAGCAGGCTTCCGCCCGGCGAACTAG
- a CDS encoding acid phosphatase — MLTPRPFNHSQRKPARLRAHSPAHKPVRAVSAVIAALGLSLELAAPAQAEGSIDSLRMPPLAGLETLPGYPAPVYYDDAPTPRPFPPEYLGGYISDVSSYCGGIYADVVKSFQDLRGNKELMQKNLDLTVQANNAAANDPAAIERAQRDAAVDQGGLLMAFSDALGDELGQAFRDALKDNRLPKTQYLLGNGYLARAGGVASSTLIEKELFGFDRPFVVAPDRIHRYESPERDFYKTSKSFPSGHTNQATWVTTLLAMALPEVGPQLLLRGAEAGYHRLVMGVHYPLDVIGGRMTGTAAAADRWNDPRMREALGQVRDEIRAELAWRTGKDVADVAAQQRPYRPTDAAVDTYTTYMTHGFAPVGATDAPMIVPQAAPDLLLPTYPDLSYEQRAEILRRTALPAGYPLGDQGPAGSWQRINLAAAMAADATVNEDGSLTINP, encoded by the coding sequence ATGTTGACTCCTCGCCCGTTCAATCACTCGCAGCGCAAGCCCGCACGCCTGCGTGCACACAGCCCAGCACATAAGCCCGTCCGAGCAGTCTCCGCCGTCATTGCCGCGCTCGGCCTTTCCTTGGAGCTCGCCGCCCCAGCTCAGGCGGAAGGCTCGATCGACAGCCTGCGGATGCCGCCCCTGGCCGGGCTAGAGACTCTGCCTGGTTATCCAGCGCCGGTGTATTACGACGACGCTCCCACCCCGCGGCCTTTCCCGCCGGAATATTTGGGTGGTTATATCTCGGACGTGAGCTCCTATTGTGGCGGCATTTATGCCGATGTGGTGAAGAGCTTTCAGGATCTTCGGGGGAATAAGGAGCTGATGCAGAAGAACCTGGATCTCACGGTCCAGGCTAATAATGCTGCGGCGAATGACCCTGCGGCAATTGAGCGGGCGCAGCGTGATGCGGCTGTGGATCAGGGCGGCCTGCTGATGGCGTTTTCTGATGCGTTGGGGGATGAGCTTGGGCAGGCGTTCCGGGATGCGCTGAAGGATAATCGCCTCCCGAAGACTCAGTATCTTCTGGGCAATGGGTACCTGGCCCGTGCCGGTGGTGTGGCGAGCTCCACGCTCATTGAAAAGGAATTGTTTGGGTTTGATCGCCCTTTTGTGGTCGCACCGGATCGGATTCATCGTTATGAGAGCCCCGAGCGGGATTTCTATAAGACTTCCAAGTCCTTCCCTTCGGGTCACACGAACCAGGCGACGTGGGTGACCACGCTGCTGGCGATGGCGTTGCCGGAGGTGGGCCCGCAGTTGCTGCTGCGCGGTGCTGAGGCTGGGTATCACCGCTTGGTGATGGGCGTGCATTACCCACTGGATGTGATTGGTGGTCGCATGACGGGAACTGCGGCAGCGGCTGATCGCTGGAATGATCCGCGCATGCGCGAGGCCTTGGGACAGGTGCGGGACGAAATCCGCGCGGAGCTGGCGTGGCGCACCGGCAAGGACGTTGCCGATGTTGCGGCGCAGCAGAGGCCTTATCGACCGACCGACGCCGCCGTCGATACCTATACAACATATATGACCCACGGGTTCGCGCCGGTGGGGGCTACGGATGCGCCGATGATTGTTCCTCAAGCGGCGCCGGATCTTCTGCTTCCTACGTATCCGGATCTGAGCTATGAACAGCGGGCGGAGATCCTCCGGCGTACGGCATTACCCGCGGGCTATCCCTTGGGCGATCAGGGCCCTGCAGGCTCTTGGCAGCGGATTAATCTGGCTGCAGCGATGGCGGCTGACGCGACGGTGAATGAGGACGGTAGTCTTACGATCAACCCATAA
- a CDS encoding chorismate mutase, producing MTDTPFRVRMPSGTDDPLSDAEIQSYREEINRMDELIIDAIRRRTEVSRAIGKTRLGSGGTKLVHTREVAIINQFHDEFGREGVDIAKALLQLGRGRLG from the coding sequence ATGACTGACACTCCATTCCGTGTGCGCATGCCGTCGGGCACCGACGATCCTTTATCGGACGCAGAAATCCAATCCTACCGCGAGGAAATTAACCGGATGGATGAGCTGATCATCGACGCCATTCGTCGCCGCACGGAAGTGTCTCGCGCGATCGGCAAGACCCGCTTGGGTTCCGGTGGAACCAAGTTGGTTCACACCCGTGAGGTCGCCATTATCAACCAGTTCCACGACGAGTTCGGCCGTGAGGGCGTGGACATCGCCAAGGCTCTCCTGCAACTCGGCCGCGGCCGCCTGGGCTAG
- the purN gene encoding phosphoribosylglycinamide formyltransferase — protein sequence MKIVLLASGTGTLLQSVIDHVDRSKVHILAVGSDRDCEALSRAQRADIPTFTVEYTPGETDREQWNVALAEQIASYEPDIVVSAGFMRILGKTVVDAFAGQIINTHPALLPAFPGAHGVRDALDYGVKVTGTTVHVVDSGVDTGPIIAQQAVVVEPSDTEATLHERIKVAERQLLIDVLHAISDNGLSINGRKARTTSND from the coding sequence ATGAAGATAGTTCTTCTAGCGTCCGGGACAGGGACGCTTCTCCAGAGCGTGATTGATCACGTCGATCGCTCAAAGGTACACATCCTGGCGGTCGGCAGCGATCGCGACTGTGAGGCTCTATCCCGTGCGCAGCGGGCGGACATCCCCACGTTCACCGTGGAGTACACCCCGGGCGAGACGGACCGCGAGCAATGGAATGTCGCATTGGCCGAGCAGATTGCGTCGTATGAACCAGACATCGTGGTCAGCGCGGGTTTCATGCGCATCCTCGGCAAGACCGTGGTGGATGCGTTTGCCGGGCAGATTATTAATACCCACCCTGCGCTGCTGCCGGCGTTCCCGGGCGCCCATGGTGTACGGGACGCTCTTGACTACGGTGTGAAGGTGACGGGCACCACGGTTCACGTGGTGGATTCGGGTGTGGACACCGGCCCGATTATCGCTCAACAGGCTGTGGTAGTGGAGCCGAGTGACACGGAGGCTACGTTGCATGAGAGAATCAAAGTAGCAGAACGCCAACTTCTTATCGATGTGCTCCATGCCATCAGCGATAACGGTCTCAGCATTAATGGACGAAAGGCTAGGACGACCAGCAATGACTAA
- a CDS encoding M23 family metallopeptidase produces MQKNAARTGGAHRKQDTTAKRRVTMVAVAATAVTSAGAAGAAAGSTTKADKDIVLAADSQTLAQGNGTGAGEAAAQTPQILEVPQAKEVSDLSSQLDSALHFAQERTNADLANRLSSADLSAAIQNGDPNAAGLAKLIGGFAKPAEGIFTSPFGPRWGTFHKGIDIANAVGTPILAVMDGTVIDSGPASGFGQWIRIKHDDGTITVYGHMATLDVTVGQRVSAGQKIAGMGSLGFSTGSHLHFEVHPNGGEAIDPAAWLAARGINV; encoded by the coding sequence GTGCAGAAGAACGCAGCCCGCACCGGAGGTGCTCACCGCAAGCAGGACACCACCGCCAAGCGTCGCGTCACCATGGTTGCCGTTGCGGCTACCGCCGTCACCTCCGCGGGCGCTGCTGGCGCTGCCGCCGGCTCCACCACCAAGGCCGACAAGGACATCGTCCTGGCCGCCGACTCCCAGACCCTGGCGCAGGGCAACGGCACCGGCGCCGGCGAGGCCGCAGCCCAGACCCCACAGATCCTCGAAGTCCCACAGGCCAAGGAAGTCTCCGACCTCTCCTCCCAGCTGGATTCCGCACTCCACTTCGCTCAGGAGCGCACCAACGCCGACCTGGCCAACCGCCTCTCCTCCGCTGACCTGTCCGCCGCAATCCAAAACGGCGACCCAAATGCCGCCGGCCTCGCGAAGCTGATCGGCGGATTCGCCAAGCCAGCCGAGGGCATCTTCACCTCCCCCTTCGGTCCACGCTGGGGCACCTTCCACAAGGGCATTGACATCGCCAACGCCGTGGGCACCCCCATCCTGGCCGTCATGGATGGCACCGTCATTGACTCCGGCCCAGCCTCCGGCTTCGGCCAGTGGATCCGCATCAAGCACGACGACGGAACCATCACCGTCTACGGCCACATGGCAACCCTGGACGTGACCGTGGGACAGCGCGTCTCCGCAGGCCAGAAGATCGCCGGCATGGGATCCCTGGGCTTCTCCACCGGTTCCCACCTGCACTTCGAGGTTCACCCTAACGGTGGCGAGGCTATCGACCCAGCTGCGTGGCTGGCAGCCCGCGGCATCAACGTCTAA
- a CDS encoding ATP-dependent helicase produces the protein MSNDPRQEYLDIPLTDVPLPDEPVFDAPPPEDELPPEGYEDVLSAPAASAPTNPAPTHRTPASSTPANPAALLEGLNPQQRQAVEHRGVPLLIVAGAGSGKTSVLTRRIAYLLDNGVAPWQVLAITFTNKAAAEMRERVMDLIGPTAERMWVSTFHSTCVRILRANAALVPGLNTNFTIYDSDDSKRLITMILKDRGMDLKEFAPRGVLSTISKWKNELMGPAEALTEAEQDTNPWKSAVAECYGTYQKRLRAANAVDFDDLIGEVVAVLQRHPEVLDHYRSRFRHVLVDEYQDTNHAQYVLVKTLVGDSAELCVVGDADQSIYAFRGATIRNIEEFERDFPNARTILLEQNYRSTQTILSAANSVIAQNEGRRAKNLWTDLGDGERIGAYVADNEHDEANFIVQQIDDLVDNGEFSYSDIAVMYRTNNASRAVEEVLLRAGLPYKVVGGTRFYERREVRDIVAYLKALDNPHDETALRRIINTPRRGIGDRALAQVSVHAQTHGLGFRQALEDAAAGHVAMLSSRGKNAIAGFIDLMDNLRAEVVSEAEPDNTEAQDFPDLGEVVSRVLDATGYKAELEKSNDPQDGTRLDNLNELVAVGHEYSAEAANLASYQAEQDDLLSEGEAPAGSLQAFLERVSLVADADQIPAEEHDMVTLMTLHTAKGLEFPVVFLTGWEDGQFPHMRSLGDPTQLSEERRLAYVGITRAKKRLFLTRAVTRSGFGTPVNNPPSRFLKEVPEECLHWIREEPQWGTSYTSGYSGGYSSGFGKRSAGASAPASTTYTSSPSTPRKSSAAGKPALALEVGDVVNHDKYGLGTVKAVDRIGAHATAMIDFGRQGTVRMMLTPGLPMEKM, from the coding sequence ATGAGTAACGACCCCCGCCAGGAATATCTTGATATACCGCTCACGGACGTTCCTCTTCCCGACGAGCCTGTGTTCGACGCACCACCGCCAGAGGACGAGCTTCCCCCGGAGGGCTATGAAGACGTCTTGAGCGCGCCGGCTGCCTCTGCGCCGACCAACCCTGCACCCACCCACCGCACTCCAGCCAGCTCCACACCAGCCAACCCCGCTGCATTGCTGGAAGGCCTAAACCCCCAGCAGCGCCAGGCTGTCGAACACCGCGGCGTGCCCCTGTTGATTGTGGCGGGTGCTGGTTCGGGTAAAACCTCTGTGCTCACCCGGCGCATTGCCTACCTGTTGGACAACGGAGTGGCCCCCTGGCAGGTCCTCGCCATCACCTTCACTAACAAGGCCGCCGCGGAGATGCGCGAGCGCGTCATGGATCTGATTGGCCCCACGGCCGAACGCATGTGGGTCTCCACCTTCCACTCCACGTGTGTGCGCATCCTGCGCGCGAATGCCGCCCTCGTCCCGGGTCTGAATACGAACTTCACCATCTATGATTCGGATGACTCGAAGCGCCTGATCACCATGATCCTGAAGGATCGCGGCATGGACCTTAAGGAGTTCGCGCCCCGGGGCGTGCTGTCCACCATCTCCAAGTGGAAGAACGAACTGATGGGCCCCGCTGAGGCTCTCACGGAGGCGGAGCAGGACACGAACCCCTGGAAGAGCGCCGTGGCCGAGTGCTACGGGACCTATCAGAAGCGCCTGCGCGCTGCCAATGCTGTGGATTTCGACGACCTGATCGGGGAAGTGGTCGCCGTTCTTCAGCGCCACCCGGAGGTGCTGGACCACTACCGTTCGCGTTTCCGCCACGTGCTGGTGGACGAGTATCAGGACACCAACCATGCCCAATACGTGTTGGTGAAAACCCTTGTGGGTGACTCGGCAGAATTGTGCGTGGTGGGTGACGCTGACCAGTCCATTTACGCCTTCCGTGGCGCGACGATCCGCAATATCGAAGAGTTTGAACGCGATTTCCCAAACGCGCGGACTATTCTGCTGGAGCAGAATTACCGCTCCACACAAACAATTCTGAGCGCTGCAAATTCTGTGATCGCTCAAAACGAAGGCCGCCGTGCCAAGAATCTCTGGACGGATCTCGGCGACGGCGAGCGCATCGGCGCATATGTGGCCGATAATGAGCACGACGAGGCCAACTTCATCGTCCAGCAGATCGACGACCTGGTGGATAATGGCGAGTTTTCCTATTCCGATATTGCCGTCATGTATCGCACGAATAACGCCTCCCGTGCCGTGGAAGAAGTGCTGTTGCGCGCAGGGCTTCCCTATAAGGTCGTGGGCGGCACTCGCTTTTATGAGCGCCGCGAAGTGCGCGATATTGTGGCCTACCTAAAAGCGCTAGATAACCCCCACGATGAAACCGCGCTGCGGCGCATTATTAACACACCACGCCGAGGAATTGGCGATCGTGCCCTGGCTCAGGTCAGCGTCCACGCGCAGACGCACGGCCTGGGTTTCCGCCAGGCCCTCGAGGATGCCGCGGCCGGTCATGTGGCGATGCTCAGCTCTCGAGGAAAGAACGCCATCGCCGGGTTTATCGACCTGATGGATAACCTGCGCGCCGAAGTGGTCTCCGAAGCAGAGCCAGACAATACCGAAGCCCAGGACTTTCCGGATCTCGGCGAGGTTGTGTCCCGCGTGCTCGATGCCACCGGCTACAAGGCGGAGCTGGAGAAGTCCAACGATCCGCAGGACGGGACGCGCCTGGATAACCTCAACGAGCTCGTAGCCGTGGGGCATGAGTATTCTGCGGAGGCGGCAAACCTGGCGTCGTATCAGGCGGAGCAGGATGATCTGCTGAGCGAGGGTGAGGCGCCGGCGGGCTCCCTGCAGGCGTTTTTGGAGCGGGTGAGCCTGGTGGCCGATGCCGATCAGATCCCCGCCGAGGAGCACGACATGGTCACGTTGATGACCCTGCACACCGCGAAGGGCTTGGAGTTTCCCGTGGTGTTCCTGACTGGGTGGGAGGACGGGCAGTTCCCGCACATGCGTTCGCTGGGGGATCCCACGCAATTATCTGAAGAACGACGCCTGGCCTACGTCGGAATAACCCGCGCCAAAAAGAGGCTGTTCTTGACGCGGGCTGTGACGCGCTCTGGTTTTGGAACGCCGGTGAACAATCCGCCGTCGCGGTTCTTGAAGGAAGTGCCGGAGGAATGCCTGCACTGGATTCGTGAGGAACCCCAGTGGGGGACGAGCTACACGAGCGGTTATTCGGGCGGCTATTCGAGTGGTTTTGGAAAGAGGTCCGCGGGGGCGAGCGCGCCGGCGTCGACCACATATACGTCGTCACCGTCCACCCCTCGGAAGTCCTCTGCTGCGGGGAAGCCCGCGTTGGCACTGGAGGTCGGGGACGTGGTCAATCACGACAAATATGGATTGGGTACGGTCAAGGCGGTCGATCGAATCGGTGCGCACGCCACCGCGATGATCGATTTTGGGCGCCAGGGCACGGTGCGCATGATGCTCACGCCGGGGCTGCCGATGGAGAAGATGTAA